Genomic window (Pseudomonas sp. L5B5):
TGACCCTGTTGGCTACGCAACAGGCGATAGAGGATTTCCCGCCGTACCAGGGGCGCCAGCATGGCGATGTCCTTGGGGGTATCCAGCAGGCGGGTCAGGCGCAGCACTGCATCGAGCATCGCCGGATCCAGGCGCTCCACATACAGGCCGCGGCTGGTGGGACGGGCGGGCACGCCCAGGGGGCCGGCATCGGCGATCAGGGCGTTGATCTCGCCGGGATCGATATCCAGGCGCAGAGCCAGGATCGGCTGCTCGGGAGACACGATCGCCACCTTGCCGCTCAGAGGCACGGCCACCGAGACCACCAGGTAGTTCAGCGGGTCGTAGTTGTAGGTCTCGTCGGCCAGGCGCACTTCCTTGCGACCCTGGGCCATGATGCACAGTGCCGGCTGGGCCAGCACCGGGGCGAACTGGTGGGAGTGGCTGTGGCGCGAGACGAACAGCGAGTCGATGGCCGTGCCATGGCTACCGTCCTCGACGGTGTGGCGATCGATGATCGCCGCCAGTTCTCCACGCTGGCGCTCCATTTCCGGGGCGAGGGGAGCAGGCGGGTTTTCCAGCAATGACATGGGTGGCCTCCGGTGTTTCGCGGTCGGCACAGCTTAAATTTGTGCAAGCAGGCAGGCTAGGCCGATCCTGCGTAAAACTTGCCTGATTCTGCTGCTTGCGCGCATAACAGAGGGTTTAGTGCCACGGCACGGTGTTTCACTTGCTTGAAACACCACTGTAGCCGTTTTGTCGCACGGGGCTGGGTGAGCGCGGCCCTGGCAGTTGATATCGCAGGATTGGGCAACTCAGGAGCAGGAATCGACTAACGCCGCCCGGCCGCCGGCCCGTATCGTTGGATCCTGTCGCAGCCTGTCCCCCGGCTGCCTCGACGACACCTGGGAGGGTCGCACATGTCCACGCATATTCCCGTCAGCCACATGGCCTTCGTTCGTGCCCGTGCCGGGCGCTCCTCGGAACTGGGCGCGCGCTTGAGCAGCCTGATCGAACCGTCTCGCCAGGCACCTGGCTGCCTGCACTTCGCCTTGCAGCGCTCGCAGTGCGATGCCGATTTGTGGCTGGTGTCCGGGTTCTGGAACAACCAGCAGGCGATGACGGCCTACTTCAGCTCGCCGGCCATGCAAGTGTTTACCGACCTGGTGCAGGACCTGGTGGTCAACAGCCTGGATTTGCATACCTTCAATACCGTTTCGGCGCTGGAGTTCTCTGGCGAGTCCCCTGCGCTGCACCACGTACCATTGCACCAGCTGGCCAGCTGAAGGTTTAGAATGGCCGACTTTCCATTGGCCAGGACCCGCAACATGGCACGCAAAGAGTTTGCACACTACGAAGCAGTTTCCGCTGTGGTTCCAGGGGAGGGGGGATACAGCGCCGCCATCGCCGTCAAGGCCCTCGGTGTTTCAGGGGCACCGCGTTTTCACAAGGTCCTGGACGAGCAAACATTCAAGACCGCTCATGGCGCCGACGAGGCTGCCGCGCAACAACTCGAACAGCTGATCGACGTCGACGCCGATGGTCAATTGTGCTGGAAACCTATTTGACCGCTCCCGGACGGTACATCTTGAACAGGGCCTCGGGGCCCAACTGGAAGTAATCCGCCGGACCGCCGCCGCGCAGAATCGGCTCTGCCGCGGCGGTGTCATAGATCCCATCCTTGAGCAGCCACTTGGCGATGTGCACGGCGACCACTTCGCCAAGGATCAGCCAGCTCGGCACCAGCTCCCGATCCGCCCTCTGCAACTGAATGATCTGCGTGACCTTGCATTCGAAGGACACCGGGCTCTGGGCTACCCGCGGCACACTGATGACCCTGGAGGCCACGGGCGTCAGCCCCGACAGGGTGAACTCATCGACTTCGGGGCCCACCGCGGCGCAGCTCTGGTTCATCTGTTCGGCCAGGGGCCGGGTGGCCAGGTTCCAGGCGAACTCGCCAGTCTTCTCGATGTTGTTCAGGCTGTCTTTGCGCCCGACGCTGGAGAACCCGATGATCGGCGGGATGTAGTTGAAGGCGTTGAAGAAACTGTAGGGCGCAAGGTTCAGGCGACCCTGGTCATCCTGGGAGGAGATCCAGCCAATGGGA
Coding sequences:
- a CDS encoding AraC family transcriptional regulator yields the protein MSLLENPPAPLAPEMERQRGELAAIIDRHTVEDGSHGTAIDSLFVSRHSHSHQFAPVLAQPALCIMAQGRKEVRLADETYNYDPLNYLVVSVAVPLSGKVAIVSPEQPILALRLDIDPGEINALIADAGPLGVPARPTSRGLYVERLDPAMLDAVLRLTRLLDTPKDIAMLAPLVRREILYRLLRSQQGHRLYEIATTNSQSHRVNQAIKWLNGHFEQSLRIDELAREVNLSVSTLHHRFKAMTAMSPLQYQKQLRLQEARRLMLAEGLEASAAGYRVGYESPSQFSREYSRLFGAPPLRDMARLRVGG
- a CDS encoding flavin reductase family protein, producing the protein MPDDVHYYEPAQGHGLPHDPFNAIVGPRPIGWISSQDDQGRLNLAPYSFFNAFNYIPPIIGFSSVGRKDSLNNIEKTGEFAWNLATRPLAEQMNQSCAAVGPEVDEFTLSGLTPVASRVISVPRVAQSPVSFECKVTQIIQLQRADRELVPSWLILGEVVAVHIAKWLLKDGIYDTAAAEPILRGGGPADYFQLGPEALFKMYRPGAVK
- a CDS encoding antibiotic biosynthesis monooxygenase family protein — translated: MSTHIPVSHMAFVRARAGRSSELGARLSSLIEPSRQAPGCLHFALQRSQCDADLWLVSGFWNNQQAMTAYFSSPAMQVFTDLVQDLVVNSLDLHTFNTVSALEFSGESPALHHVPLHQLAS